The uncultured Desulfatiglans sp. DNA window TGGACGGTGGCGCTGAGTGATTTCGTTGCAATCCTGAGAACCGACCTGTCGGACCCGGCCGGTGAGCTGTTCACCGACGAGGTATTGCAGCGCTGCATCCTCAAAGGCGTCCACCGACTGGCCCGTGATCTGGAGATATCCCTTTCGGTCGCAAACGGCGAGATCGTTCCGGAACCTGAAGGGGAAACGCTCGAACTGCTTCTGCTGCTCGGCCAGATTCATGCATGCCAGGTCATGCGTGCGACCACGGCGAACGCGTTCTCGTTTTCAAGCGGCGACAAACGGGTAGACAAAACCAAGCAGCCCCAACACTGGGCCGAACTCGAAGAGGACCTGAAGGCCGTCTACAAGCAGCGATTGAGCGATATCAAACCGGGAGCCGCTGCGTCGCCTGAGGACTACATCATCACGCCCGGTGGTCTCAACCCGGTGATCTACGAGCAAGGAAGCGATCTGTGACTCTTTTGAGCGATCCGGAAAAGATCCGCGCCGCCGATGATGTGAAAGAACTCATCCTGGCGTCCGGACAAGAGGCGATGCTTCTGCGTGCCGTTCCCGGCGAGCGACTCTATGGCTCTGATGACGCCGCTTTTGAGGAGGTCGGCACCTTTCCGCTCGAGTTCGTCGAGACTCCCCCGGAGGACCTGAACAACAAGATCGACGCCGTGGCATGTGTTCTGCCGGTCCAGGATGTTCGACCGGAAGATCGCGCGCAGACCGGCGCAGACGCATTCCGTATTCAAACCGTGGAAGAAGAGCGCCTGTTCGGCGTAATCACCCACAAGTTACTCAAACTGGTCCGGCTGCATGGGAGTTAAACGTTTCGGAGACTGGGACAAGGCCAAGGCGAAGCTGGCCGCAAACCCCGGCCCCCGTCTCGCCCTCGCCCTGCGTCAGGCGACGATCAAGAATGCGCTGCTCCTGGTCCGGGAGATCAAGCGCGGCATCCGCAGCCAGGCTCCCGGCGGAAAGCCGTTCGCCAAGCTCGCCGAAAGCACCATCAAGCGCAAGGGCTCCAGCAAAGCCCTGATCGATACCGGCTTTTTGGTCAATTCCATCACCCAACGCATTCTGGCTGACCGTGCTTTTGTCGGGCTGCTCAGAGGCACCGTCAACAAGGACGGCGACGATCTGGTGAATATCGGTGCCGTGATGGAGTACGGAGCCACCATCCAGCACCCGAACGGAGCGGTCATCGTCATCCCGCCGCGTCCCTTCCTTCATCCCACCATGGAAAAGCATCGCGAGCAGATGATCGAGAACTACCGGCAGGCCATCCGCACGGTGCTCTGATCCCCGTCCGACACTTCCCGAGCCGCTCCGGTAGATATTCAGCGGAAACATAACTGTCCGTTTTGCGGGTATCGCGGCGGGCGGCCTTTGAAACCGGAGGTGCCGGACCTTGGAAACCGTTCGAATCGTTGTTGAAAGCTTCATCCGCCTGGTCAAGGCGGAGATCGACCCGGATGCGGTGCTTGTCGCCGCGGACGACGTGTTCGAAGTGCCCAAGGTTCCCAGCCTCATCCTCCAGGGACCCACGCTGGTCGAGAACGGCGACCGCCGCACCCAGGCGCGCATGGTGGAAAAGGATGTTCCGAACCTGAGCTACGAAGAATGCCGCCATCCGCGCCTCTATCACCTGGATTTCGACGTCATCGTCACCGCCGCACATGAAGGCGAGTTGCTCGACCTGCAGGAAAACGTCGCCCGATTCTACCAGCGCCACCCGGTTCTGACCGTGGAAGACCGCGGAACGATCAATCTCACCGAGATCACCCCGCTCGGGGGGTTGCGCCGCGTGAACCTGTCGGACCTCCGCCAGAGCAGCGGCCGATGTCGAATCGAGGACTGCCCCGTCTACGACGGCGTCGTGCGGACGGGCCCGCTGGTCAAGGACAGGAAATTCGAGTTCCGGGACGGCGTGGAGGAGGACCGGCTCTACACACCATGAAACAAGGAGGCACTGTCGTGATCGAAATCAAAAATCTGCTCTTTCAGCCTTTGACGTTGCACCTCGCGGGCGACAGTCGGGGCCTGCACCTCAATCCCCGTGAAATCAGAAGCATCAGCGACGACGACCTTTCGCCCGAGATAGAAGCCGCGGCGAAACGAGGTCTCGTCTCGCTTTCCGGAGGGTCGGCACCGCCGGAAACGGTCCCCCGTTCCGAGAAGCCGCTCGATGAACCGCTGGAACAGGAAGCCGGCGGAAAACCCAAGCCCAAACGGCGCAAGCGGAGGTAGACCATGGCGACATATCTTTCACCCGGCGTTTACACGCGGGAAATCGATTTCAGCTTCTATGTGAAACAGATCTCCACTTCCTCCTGCGGCATGGTGGGCGTGGCCGAGCGCGGTCCGATCAACAAACCGGTACTGGTCACCAGTTGGGAACAGTTCATCAACAAATTCGGCTCCTATCTGCAGGCCGGCTACCTGGCCTACGCCGCACGAGCCTTTTTCGACAACGGCGGTTCGGTGCTCTATGTGAACCGTATCGCCCACCTTTCCGATCCGACGGACAGAGACAGTCTGACCGCCGTGAAGGCCTCGGCGACGCTGAAGGACCGGCGTGCGGCCGCAGCGGCGCTCGAGACCGGCACCGAGGGGACCGACCGCATTGCCTGGGCGGCACGGCAGGCCGGTGCCGCCGGAAACGGCATCACCGTCGAACTCATCGCTTCCGGGACCGATACGCCTCTTTCGGTGGATGTCACCGGCCAGGCGATCACCGTGAACCTCTCGACAGACAGCGCCGGTGACCCGTCCGCAACGGCGGATCAGGTCGCAGCCGCCATCGCCGCGAAAGCGGAGGCCGACGCCCTGGTCCAGGCATCTTCCGAGGACACCGGTGTCGTACAACCGGCCGGGGCGGCGAACCTTGCAGGCGGCCAGGACGCCCAGGACACCCTACGCGTATTTGCAGCGAATGAAGGCGTCTGGGGAGACCGCATCAGCGTCCAGATCGAAGACGGATCGCTCGATCCTGCGGGAGCGTTCAACCTCGTGGTCCGCTACAAGGATGATGTCGTGGAGGTCTTCAAAGACCTGTCCATGGACGAGGCTGCCCCGAACCATGTCGAGCTGGCCGTCAACGAGCGTTCCGATTTCATCACCGTCGAAGACCTCGGTGCGTCTTCAGGCGTCGCGGAGGATCGTCCGACGACCGGCTTGAGCGCTCTTTCCGGAGGCGACGACGGGCTTACGGGCCTTGATGACGC harbors:
- a CDS encoding conserved hypothetical protein (Evidence 4 : Unknown function but conserved in other organisms) is translated as MALSDFVAILRTDLSDPAGELFTDEVLQRCILKGVHRLARDLEISLSVANGEIVPEPEGETLELLLLLGQIHACQVMRATTANAFSFSSGDKRVDKTKQPQHWAELEEDLKAVYKQRLSDIKPGAAASPEDYIITPGGLNPVIYEQGSDL
- a CDS encoding conserved hypothetical protein (Evidence 4 : Unknown function but conserved in other organisms); protein product: MTLLSDPEKIRAADDVKELILASGQEAMLLRAVPGERLYGSDDAAFEEVGTFPLEFVETPPEDLNNKIDAVACVLPVQDVRPEDRAQTGADAFRIQTVEEERLFGVITHKLLKLVRLHGS
- a CDS encoding conserved hypothetical protein (Evidence 4 : Unknown function but conserved in other organisms); this encodes MGVKRFGDWDKAKAKLAANPGPRLALALRQATIKNALLLVREIKRGIRSQAPGGKPFAKLAESTIKRKGSSKALIDTGFLVNSITQRILADRAFVGLLRGTVNKDGDDLVNIGAVMEYGATIQHPNGAVIVIPPRPFLHPTMEKHREQMIENYRQAIRTVL
- a CDS encoding conserved hypothetical protein (Evidence 4 : Unknown function but conserved in other organisms), which gives rise to METVRIVVESFIRLVKAEIDPDAVLVAADDVFEVPKVPSLILQGPTLVENGDRRTQARMVEKDVPNLSYEECRHPRLYHLDFDVIVTAAHEGELLDLQENVARFYQRHPVLTVEDRGTINLTEITPLGGLRRVNLSDLRQSSGRCRIEDCPVYDGVVRTGPLVKDRKFEFRDGVEEDRLYTP
- a CDS encoding conserved hypothetical protein (Evidence 4 : Unknown function but conserved in other organisms), coding for MIEIKNLLFQPLTLHLAGDSRGLHLNPREIRSISDDDLSPEIEAAAKRGLVSLSGGSAPPETVPRSEKPLDEPLEQEAGGKPKPKRRKRR
- a CDS encoding hypothetical protein (Evidence 5 : Unknown function), which translates into the protein MATYLSPGVYTREIDFSFYVKQISTSSCGMVGVAERGPINKPVLVTSWEQFINKFGSYLQAGYLAYAARAFFDNGGSVLYVNRIAHLSDPTDRDSLTAVKASATLKDRRAAAAALETGTEGTDRIAWAARQAGAAGNGITVELIASGTDTPLSVDVTGQAITVNLSTDSAGDPSATADQVAAAIAAKAEADALVQASSEDTGVVQPAGAANLAGGQDAQDTLRVFAANEGVWGDRISVQIEDGSLDPAGAFNLVVRYKDDVVEVFKDLSMDEAAPNHVELAVNERSDFITVEDLGASSGVAEDRPTTGLSALSGGDDGLTGLDDADYTGDPSQHTGYYAFDEIDALNLIMVPGVTTAEVIHAGITYAENRQDLMLLAEAPIHLEPLEAVDFRKGQGMYNHAAFNSSYAALYYPWIEINDPVTGKRKLIPRKRSQDLDQAVG